The genomic window CGTCGAGTCGATGACCGAGAAGCTCGTCGCCGGCCAGGCCAGACGCATCGCCACGGTGCCGCAGCGCGACTGGGCGGGGCGCACCGCCGAGCAGCTGGCGCCGCCGGTCTACGGCAAGCGCGATCGCCTGCCGCAAGCGCGGCCGGTGCACTGAGCTTGAACCCGGCGCGCATGCGCGACACAGTGCGCGCGTCCTATCGACTCCGAGGAATGTGCCAATGCCCGCGTTAGACGCCAGAATCCTGAAGACCCTGCAGAAGTTCGACACGCCGACGATCTGCAACGCGCTGGAGATCGTGGCGCCGCAGCGCCGCCTGCACGGCTACAATGTCGAGCCGCTGCAATGCGTCTATCCCGACCTGCCGCCGATCGTCGGCTACGCGCGCACCGGCACGATCCGCTCCTGCGAGCCCTCGTTCCGCTCGCCGGCCGAAGACCGCGACATGCGGCTGAAGTGGTACAAGTACGTCGACCAGGGCGGGCCGAAGCCCTCGATCATCGTGCTGCAGGATCTCGACGGCATCCGCGCCGGCTACGGCTCGTTCTGGGGCGAGGTCAACAGCCACGTGCAT from Alphaproteobacteria bacterium includes these protein-coding regions:
- a CDS encoding RraA family protein, giving the protein MPALDARILKTLQKFDTPTICNALEIVAPQRRLHGYNVEPLQCVYPDLPPIVGYARTGTIRSCEPSFRSPAEDRDMRLKWYKYVDQGGPKPSIIVLQDLDGIRAGYGSFWGEVNSHVHRGLGALGVVTNGCIRDVPMNATKFQMLAGSIMPSHAYVHVVDVGVPVTICGMSVRDGDLMHADMHGAVIIPHEVAGKIAGAVDLLTRKEKVIIDASKKKGFSFAVLEKALKQSADIH